In Paenibacillus guangzhouensis, a single window of DNA contains:
- a CDS encoding DUF2524 domain-containing protein, whose translation MLDNLESNYNCANAGDDLHQLKQELADLRGRGAEDAASQEMINRLENQISFIMNKCDINH comes from the coding sequence ATGCTCGATAATCTCGAGAGCAATTATAATTGTGCGAATGCAGGCGATGACCTGCATCAGCTCAAACAAGAGCTCGCAGATCTTCGTGGACGGGGTGCGGAAGATGCAGCGTCGCAGGAAATGATCAATCGACTTGAGAATCAAATTTCTTTCATCATGAACAAATGCGACATTAATCATTGA